From a single Plasmodium yoelii strain 17X genome assembly, chromosome: 9 genomic region:
- a CDS encoding PIR protein: MDKDVCRSFNNVWTNFPDKLIDEKYQFTNDEHFKKYCNNGKCTSYIDKINAGFLYMLDEFFKNSSVFESVAKKNINIVEYIMIWLSYMFNLKKDNSISTLDMFYSNYIDNTTYKNSIDDVGAYNSYDDLINKKKYFMELKIKDISKFYDAFKLLCEMYTGFDTDNSNCTICSEKASQFVEKYEKLYNDYNSNEESSYKEILCTLSTDYDNLKKKCNDVNCSNYSSFPTIGKEKIPEKCSKQISGHISKVTSSSSSIASKLIPVLSIIVAVAIFLGISYKYSLCGFRKRAQKHLREKLKK, translated from the exons ATGGATAAGGacgtg TGTAGAAGCTTCAATAATGTATGGACGAATTTTCCCGATAAATTGATTGATGAAAAGTATCAATTTACAAATGATGAACATTTTAAAAAGTATTGTAATAACGGAAAATGTACTAGTtatatcgataaaattaatgctggatttttatatatgcttGATGAATTCTTTAAGAATTCTTCTGTGTTTGAGTCTGTTGCAAAAAAGAacatcaatattgttgaatacattatgatatggttaagttatatgtttaACCTAAAGAAAGATAACAGCATTAGCACTCTAGATATGTTTTATAGTAATTATATAGATAATACTACgtataaaaattctatagACGATGTTGGTGCTTATAATAGTTATGATgatcttataaataaaaaaaaatattttatggaATTGaaaattaaagatatatctaaattttatgatgcatttaaattattatgtgaaaTGTATACTGGATTTGATACAGACAACTCAAATTGCACAATATGTTCGGAAAAAGCTAGTcaatttgttgaaaaatatgaaaaacttTACAATGATTATAATAGCAATGAAGAAAGTtcatataaagaaatattgTGTACTTTATCAAccgattatgataatttaaaaaagaaatgtaATGATGTTAATTGTTCCAATTATTCGTCATTTCCAACGAtaggaaaagaaaaaattccTGAAAAATGTTCTAAACAAATTTCTGGACATATTTCTAAAgttacatcatcaagttcgtcgatagcaagcaaattaattccagttttatcgataatAGTTGCAGTAgcaatttttttaggaatttcttataag tattcgctatgtggatttcggaaacgagctCAAAAACATTtgagagaaaagctaaaaaaataa